The Nocardioides humi genome includes a region encoding these proteins:
- a CDS encoding TlyA family RNA methyltransferase, with protein MPPRRLRLDAELVRRGLAPSRERAAQLIADGRVKVAGAVASKPATGVTTDVAIVVREGEHGPDYVSRGAHKLVGALGAFGPLGLEVAGRRCLDAGASTGGFTDVLLRSGAAEVVAVDVGYGQLHWSLQQHDRVVVHDRTNVRTLTADAIGGPVDLVVGDLSFISLTLVLDALLGVTRPDGDLALMVKPQFEVGKDRLGKGGVVRDPELWVETVLGVAHAAAERGWGARAVTASPLPGPSGNVEFFLWLRHGPATVDDASVAEVVRRGTSDPDERVTP; from the coding sequence GTGCCGCCGCGCCGACTGCGCCTCGACGCGGAGCTGGTCCGCCGCGGGCTGGCGCCGTCCCGGGAGCGCGCCGCACAGCTGATCGCCGACGGCCGCGTCAAGGTCGCCGGGGCGGTCGCGTCGAAGCCGGCCACCGGGGTCACGACGGACGTCGCGATCGTGGTGAGGGAGGGCGAGCACGGGCCGGACTACGTGTCCCGCGGGGCCCACAAGCTGGTGGGCGCGCTGGGCGCCTTCGGTCCCCTCGGGCTCGAGGTCGCCGGGCGTCGCTGCCTGGACGCGGGCGCGTCCACGGGCGGGTTCACCGACGTCCTGCTCCGGTCGGGGGCGGCGGAGGTGGTCGCGGTCGACGTGGGCTACGGCCAGCTGCACTGGTCCCTGCAGCAGCACGACCGGGTGGTCGTGCACGACCGCACCAACGTCCGCACGCTCACGGCCGACGCCATCGGGGGCCCGGTCGACCTCGTCGTGGGCGACCTCTCCTTCATCTCGCTCACCCTGGTCCTGGACGCCCTGCTCGGCGTGACCCGGCCCGACGGCGACCTGGCGCTGATGGTGAAGCCGCAGTTCGAGGTCGGCAAGGACCGGCTCGGCAAGGGCGGCGTCGTCCGCGACCCCGAGCTGTGGGTGGAGACGGTGCTCGGGGTCGCGCACGCGGCCGCGGAGCGCGGCTGGGGCGCGCGGGCGGTCACGGCCAGCCCGCTGCCGGGTCCCTCGGGCAACGTGGAGTTCTTCCTGTGGCTGCGACACGGGCCGGCGACGGTGGACGACGCGTCCGTCGCGGAGGTCGTCCGGCGCGGCACGTCGGACCCGGATGAGAGGGTGACCCCATGA